In one window of Caballeronia sp. TF1N1 DNA:
- a CDS encoding F0F1 ATP synthase subunit epsilon, with protein sequence MATIKVDVVSAEEQIFSGQAKFVALPGEAGELGILPGHTPLITRIRPGAVRIEAEDGSEEFVFVAGGILEIQPGVVTVLADTAIRGADLDEAKAEQAKKRAEEALQNTGSNLEYATAQAELAYATAQLAAIQRLRKLGSKH encoded by the coding sequence ATGGCAACCATCAAAGTAGACGTCGTCAGCGCGGAAGAGCAGATCTTCTCGGGCCAGGCGAAGTTCGTCGCGCTACCGGGCGAAGCAGGTGAACTCGGCATTTTGCCGGGCCACACGCCGCTCATCACGCGCATTCGTCCGGGCGCGGTGCGCATCGAAGCGGAAGACGGTTCGGAAGAGTTCGTTTTCGTCGCAGGCGGAATCCTCGAGATTCAGCCGGGCGTCGTGACCGTTCTTGCCGATACCGCCATTCGCGGCGCCGATCTGGACGAAGCGAAGGCCGAGCAAGCAAAGAAGCGCGCGGAAGAAGCGTTGCAGAACACGGGCTCGAACCTTGAATACGCGACCGCGCAAGCGGAACTCGCGTACGCAACGGCACAGCTCGCCGCCATTCAGCGTTTGCGCAAGCTTGGCTCGAAGCACTAA
- a CDS encoding F0F1 ATP synthase subunit B, whose amino-acid sequence MNLNATLFAQMVVFLILAWFTMKFVWPPLINALDERSKKIADGLAAADKGKAELEAAHKRVDQELAQARTDGQQRIADAEKRAAAVAEEIKANAQAEAARIVAQAKADAEQQVVKARESLRAEVAALAVKGAEQILKREVDQKAHADLLNQLKTEL is encoded by the coding sequence GTGAATCTCAACGCAACCCTGTTTGCGCAAATGGTCGTGTTTCTGATCCTCGCGTGGTTCACGATGAAGTTCGTGTGGCCGCCGTTGATCAATGCCCTCGACGAGCGCTCAAAGAAGATTGCCGACGGCCTCGCCGCCGCCGACAAGGGCAAGGCGGAACTCGAAGCCGCGCATAAGCGCGTCGACCAGGAACTCGCGCAGGCTCGCACGGACGGTCAGCAACGTATCGCTGACGCCGAAAAGCGCGCCGCAGCCGTCGCCGAAGAAATCAAGGCCAACGCTCAGGCTGAAGCCGCGCGCATCGTCGCGCAAGCCAAGGCGGACGCCGAACAGCAAGTCGTCAAGGCGCGCGAGTCGCTGCGCGCCGAAGTCGCGGCCCTGGCCGTGAAGGGCGCCGAGCAAATTCTGAAGCGCGAAGTCGATCAGAAGGCTCACGCCGATCTGCTGAATCAACTCAAAACCGAGCTCTGA
- a CDS encoding alpha/beta hydrolase, with product MTIDAALLRYYATVAEAFPPLGPDADAKAVRERFSEVAKAYAPAPDETIFVEDIEIPLAGRTLATRIYKPKSANGPLPLIVYFHGGGWVVGDIETHDALVARLARDSQCAVASVDYRLAPEHPFPAPCEDALDALIWLAEHRSRLGFATDRLAVGGDSAGAHLSVVAARGANERVAGLVSLQLLLYPVMRRQFESASCLANANGPGLTNDEMKWYWTQFLSGVMPDAHDVRAFPLAEPFERTPAPALIVAAAYDPLYDDAHELKRFLETNGGRVELIDAADMTHGFGRMHPRSEAALAWLRRIGERAGEWLRAAR from the coding sequence ATGACCATTGACGCCGCTCTGCTTCGCTACTACGCCACCGTCGCCGAAGCTTTTCCGCCGCTCGGTCCCGATGCCGACGCGAAGGCAGTGCGCGAGCGCTTCAGCGAAGTGGCGAAAGCCTACGCCCCGGCGCCGGACGAAACCATTTTCGTCGAGGACATCGAGATTCCGCTTGCCGGGCGCACGCTTGCCACGCGCATCTATAAGCCGAAGTCGGCGAACGGTCCGCTGCCGCTAATCGTCTACTTTCACGGCGGTGGCTGGGTGGTCGGCGATATCGAGACGCATGATGCGCTGGTCGCCCGCCTCGCGCGCGACTCGCAGTGCGCAGTCGCGAGCGTCGATTATCGGCTGGCGCCGGAGCATCCATTTCCCGCGCCTTGCGAAGATGCCCTCGACGCGCTGATCTGGCTCGCCGAACATCGTTCGCGGCTTGGCTTCGCGACGGACCGGCTGGCTGTCGGTGGCGATAGCGCGGGTGCGCATCTCTCGGTGGTCGCGGCGCGCGGCGCGAACGAGCGCGTGGCCGGTCTCGTCAGTCTCCAGCTTCTGCTGTATCCGGTGATGCGGCGGCAATTCGAGAGCGCGAGCTGTCTTGCAAACGCGAACGGCCCCGGCCTCACCAACGACGAGATGAAGTGGTATTGGACTCAGTTCCTGTCCGGCGTGATGCCCGACGCCCATGACGTGCGCGCCTTTCCGCTCGCCGAGCCGTTCGAGCGGACGCCTGCGCCCGCGTTGATCGTCGCGGCAGCCTACGACCCGCTTTACGACGATGCCCACGAACTCAAGCGCTTCCTCGAAACCAACGGCGGCCGCGTCGAATTAATCGACGCCGCGGACATGACGCACGGCTTTGGCCGCATGCATCCGCGATCCGAAGCCGCGCTTGCCTGGCTGCGTCGAATCGGCGAGCGCGCAGGCGAGTGGTTGCGCGCCGCGCGCTGA
- the atpD gene encoding F0F1 ATP synthase subunit beta produces MSTTALVEGKIVQCIGAVIDVEFPRSHMPKIYDALILEGTELTLEVQQQLGDGVVRTICLGASDGLRRGTIVKNTGNPISVPVGKPTLGRIMDVLGRPIDEAGPIESTATRSIHQLAPKFDELSPSTELLETGIKVIDLICPFAKGGKVGLFGGAGVGKTVNMMELINNIAKEHGGYSVFAGVGERTREGNDFYHEMKDSNVLDKVALVYGQMNEPPGNRLRVALTGLTMAEHFRDEGLDVLFFVDNIYRFTLAGTEVSALLGRMPSAVGYQPTLAEEMGKLQERITSTKTGSITSVQAVYVPADDLTDPSPATTFGHLDATVVLSRDIASLGIYPAVDPLDSTSRQIDPNVIGEEHYSITRGVQQTLQRYKELRDIIAILGMDELAPEDKLAVARARKIQRFLSQPFHVAEVFTGSPGKYVPLKETIRGFKMIVEGECDHLPEQAFYMVGTIDEAFEKAKKIQ; encoded by the coding sequence ATGAGTACTACTGCTTTGGTAGAAGGCAAGATCGTACAGTGCATCGGCGCCGTTATCGACGTGGAATTTCCGCGCTCGCACATGCCGAAGATTTACGACGCGCTCATTCTGGAAGGCACCGAGCTGACGCTGGAAGTCCAGCAGCAGTTGGGCGACGGCGTGGTCCGCACCATCTGTCTGGGTGCATCCGACGGCTTGCGCCGCGGCACGATCGTGAAGAACACGGGCAACCCCATCAGCGTGCCGGTCGGCAAGCCGACGCTTGGCCGCATCATGGACGTGCTCGGCCGTCCGATCGACGAAGCCGGTCCTATCGAATCGACCGCCACGCGTTCGATTCACCAGCTCGCGCCGAAGTTCGACGAGCTGTCGCCTTCGACCGAACTGCTCGAAACGGGCATCAAGGTTATCGACCTGATCTGCCCGTTTGCCAAGGGCGGTAAGGTTGGCCTGTTCGGCGGCGCCGGCGTGGGCAAGACCGTGAACATGATGGAACTCATCAACAACATCGCGAAGGAACACGGCGGTTATTCCGTGTTCGCCGGTGTGGGTGAGCGTACCCGCGAAGGGAACGACTTCTATCACGAAATGAAGGACTCGAACGTTCTCGACAAGGTCGCGCTGGTGTACGGCCAGATGAACGAGCCGCCGGGCAACCGTCTGCGCGTGGCGCTGACCGGCCTCACGATGGCCGAGCACTTCCGTGACGAAGGTCTCGACGTGCTGTTCTTCGTCGACAACATCTACCGTTTCACGCTGGCGGGCACGGAAGTGTCGGCACTGCTCGGCCGTATGCCGTCGGCAGTGGGCTATCAGCCGACGCTGGCTGAAGAAATGGGCAAGCTGCAAGAGCGCATCACGTCGACCAAGACTGGTTCGATCACGTCCGTTCAGGCCGTGTACGTCCCTGCGGATGACTTGACCGACCCGTCGCCGGCTACGACTTTCGGCCACTTGGACGCAACGGTCGTGTTGTCGCGTGACATTGCATCGCTGGGTATCTATCCGGCAGTGGACCCGCTCGATTCGACCTCGCGTCAGATCGACCCGAACGTGATCGGCGAAGAGCACTACTCGATCACGCGCGGCGTGCAGCAAACGCTGCAGCGTTACAAGGAATTGCGCGACATCATCGCGATTCTGGGCATGGACGAACTCGCGCCGGAAGACAAGCTCGCCGTGGCGCGCGCTCGTAAGATCCAGCGTTTCCTGTCGCAGCCGTTCCACGTTGCTGAAGTGTTCACGGGCTCGCCGGGCAAGTACGTGCCGCTGAAGGAAACCATTCGCGGCTTCAAGATGATCGTCGAAGGTGAGTGCGATCATCTGCCGGAGCAGGCGTTCTACATGGTTGGCACGATCGACGAAGCCTTCGAAAAGGCCAAGAAGATTCAGTAA
- the atpB gene encoding F0F1 ATP synthase subunit A, with product MAASEGTHALDPSEYIAHHLQNLSTHTQTSIFDIHVWNLDTLFWSIVCGLLTIVILGIAARRATSGVPGRFQCAIEMLVEMVEDQSKSMIHGSRRFIAPLALTVFVWVALMNSLDFIPVDLPGRVIGWLGLEQVLPHHRIVPTADLNGTLGIALGVFVLMIYYNLKIKGAGGFVHELLSAPFGAHPLLWIPNLALNIIEFVAKTVSLGMRLFGNMYAGELLFLLIALLGSMWHFGADASVLGFIGHVVAGTVWAIFHILIVLLQAFIFMMLTLVYIGQAHDSH from the coding sequence ATGGCAGCTAGCGAAGGAACGCACGCTCTGGACCCGTCCGAGTACATTGCGCACCACTTGCAGAATCTTTCCACGCACACACAGACGTCGATTTTCGACATCCACGTCTGGAATCTGGACACGCTGTTCTGGTCCATCGTGTGCGGTCTCCTGACCATCGTCATTCTCGGTATCGCGGCGCGCCGCGCGACGTCCGGTGTTCCCGGCCGTTTCCAGTGCGCGATCGAGATGCTCGTCGAAATGGTCGAAGATCAGTCGAAGTCGATGATCCACGGCAGCCGCCGCTTCATCGCTCCGCTCGCGCTGACCGTGTTCGTCTGGGTCGCCCTGATGAACTCGCTCGACTTCATCCCCGTGGATCTGCCAGGCCGCGTGATTGGCTGGCTGGGCCTCGAACAAGTGCTGCCGCATCATCGCATCGTGCCCACGGCCGATCTGAACGGCACGCTCGGCATCGCGCTCGGCGTGTTCGTGCTGATGATCTACTACAACCTCAAGATCAAGGGCGCAGGCGGCTTCGTGCACGAGCTGCTGTCCGCTCCGTTTGGCGCGCATCCGCTTCTGTGGATTCCGAATCTTGCGCTGAACATCATCGAGTTCGTCGCCAAGACGGTTTCGCTCGGCATGCGGCTTTTCGGCAACATGTACGCGGGTGAGCTGCTGTTCCTGCTGATCGCGCTGCTCGGCAGCATGTGGCACTTCGGCGCGGACGCCTCTGTACTTGGCTTTATCGGCCATGTGGTCGCGGGTACGGTCTGGGCGATCTTCCACATTCTGATCGTGCTGCTGCAAGCGTTCATCTTCATGATGCTGACGCTCGTGTACATCGGTCAGGCGCACGACTCTCACTAA
- the atpE gene encoding F0F1 ATP synthase subunit C, which translates to MNAFIANIQGLTAIGIGIIIGLGAIGACIGIGLMGGKYIEACARQPELMNPLQTKMFLLAGLIDAAFLIGVGVAMLFAFANPLLSKLAG; encoded by the coding sequence ATGAACGCTTTCATCGCCAACATCCAGGGTCTGACCGCCATCGGTATCGGCATCATCATCGGCCTGGGTGCAATCGGCGCCTGTATCGGTATCGGCCTGATGGGCGGCAAGTACATTGAAGCATGCGCCCGCCAGCCGGAACTGATGAACCCGCTCCAGACCAAGATGTTCCTGCTGGCTGGTCTGATCGACGCGGCGTTCCTGATCGGCGTTGGTGTGGCAATGCTGTTTGCGTTCGCGAACCCGCTGCTCTCGAAGCTCGCAGGCTGA
- the atpA gene encoding F0F1 ATP synthase subunit alpha, whose product MQLNPSEISELIKSRIQGLEASADVRNQGTVISVTDGIVRIHGLSDVMQGEMLEFPGNTFGLALNLERDSVGAVILGQYEHISEGDIVKTTGRILEVPVGPELIGRVVDALGNPIDGKGPVNAKMTDAIEKIAPGVIWRKSVSQPVQTGLKSIDSMVPIGRGQRELIIGDRQCGKTAVAVDAIINQKGKDLFCIYVAIGQKASSIMNVVRKLEETGAMAYTIVVAASASESAAMQYLAPYAGCTMGEYFRDRGQDALIVYDDLTKQAWAYRQISLLLRRPPGREAYPGDVFYLHSRLLERAARVSEDYVEKFTNGEVKGKSGSLTALPVIETQAGDVTAFVPTNVISITDGQIFLETDLFNAGIRPAINAGVSVSRVGGAAQTKVIKKLSGGIRTDLAQYRELAAFAQFASDLDEATRKQLERGRRVTELLKQPQYQPLQVWELAVALFAANNGYLDDLEVAQVLPFEKGLREYLKTSHADLVKRIEDNKDLSKDDDGALHTALKDFKKSGAY is encoded by the coding sequence ATGCAACTCAATCCCTCTGAGATCAGCGAGCTGATCAAGAGCCGGATCCAGGGCCTTGAAGCGAGCGCGGATGTTCGCAACCAGGGCACCGTGATCTCCGTGACCGACGGTATCGTGCGTATTCACGGCCTGTCGGACGTGATGCAGGGTGAAATGCTCGAGTTTCCGGGCAACACCTTCGGCCTCGCGCTGAACCTCGAACGCGACTCCGTCGGCGCCGTTATTCTCGGCCAGTACGAGCACATCTCGGAAGGCGACATCGTCAAGACGACGGGCCGCATTCTCGAAGTGCCGGTCGGTCCGGAATTGATCGGCCGCGTGGTCGACGCGCTGGGTAACCCCATCGACGGCAAGGGTCCGGTCAACGCGAAGATGACCGACGCAATCGAAAAGATTGCTCCGGGCGTGATCTGGCGTAAGTCGGTGTCGCAGCCGGTGCAAACGGGTCTGAAGTCCATCGACTCGATGGTGCCGATCGGCCGTGGTCAGCGCGAGCTGATCATCGGCGACCGTCAGTGCGGCAAGACCGCGGTGGCTGTCGACGCGATCATCAATCAGAAGGGCAAGGACCTTTTCTGTATCTATGTCGCGATCGGCCAGAAGGCTTCGTCGATCATGAACGTAGTGCGCAAGCTCGAAGAAACCGGCGCAATGGCTTACACCATCGTCGTGGCGGCTTCGGCTTCGGAATCGGCCGCGATGCAATACCTCGCGCCGTACGCCGGCTGCACGATGGGCGAATACTTCCGCGATCGCGGCCAGGACGCGCTGATCGTATATGACGATTTGACCAAGCAAGCATGGGCCTATCGCCAGATTTCGCTGTTGCTGCGCCGTCCGCCGGGTCGTGAAGCGTATCCGGGTGACGTGTTCTATCTGCACTCGCGTCTGCTCGAGCGTGCGGCTCGTGTTTCGGAAGACTACGTCGAGAAGTTCACCAACGGCGAAGTAAAGGGCAAGAGCGGTTCGCTGACGGCACTGCCCGTCATTGAAACGCAAGCCGGCGACGTGACCGCGTTCGTTCCGACGAACGTGATCTCGATTACCGACGGCCAGATCTTCCTGGAAACCGACTTGTTCAACGCCGGTATCCGCCCTGCCATCAACGCGGGCGTTTCGGTGTCGCGCGTCGGTGGTGCGGCTCAGACCAAGGTCATCAAGAAGCTGTCGGGCGGTATTCGTACCGACTTGGCGCAGTATCGTGAACTGGCTGCGTTCGCGCAGTTCGCGTCGGACCTGGACGAAGCCACCCGCAAGCAGCTGGAGCGCGGTCGCCGCGTGACGGAACTGCTGAAGCAGCCGCAGTATCAGCCGCTTCAAGTGTGGGAACTCGCTGTGGCGCTGTTCGCGGCTAACAACGGCTACCTCGACGATCTGGAAGTTGCGCAAGTGCTGCCGTTCGAAAAGGGCCTGCGCGAATACCTGAAGACGAGCCATGCCGATCTGGTTAAGCGCATCGAAGACAATAAAGACTTGTCGAAGGACGACGACGGCGCACTGCATACCGCGCTGAAGGACTTCAAGAAATCGGGCGCTTATTGA
- a CDS encoding F0F1 ATP synthase subunit delta, with protein MAELATIARPYAEALFRVAESGNLAGWSTFVEELAQVARLPEVQSVASSPKVSRDQVADLLLSAVKSPLAQGNVQAKNFVGMLVDNHRLSLLPEIAVQFDELKNAREGAADALIVSAFPFEGEQLNDLVASLERKFERKLKPTVEVDQSLIGGVRVTVGDEVLDTSVRARLASMQTALTA; from the coding sequence ATGGCCGAACTTGCAACCATCGCTCGTCCTTACGCAGAAGCGCTGTTCCGCGTAGCCGAGAGCGGCAATCTCGCGGGCTGGTCCACTTTCGTCGAGGAACTGGCCCAGGTTGCGCGTCTGCCCGAAGTGCAGTCGGTCGCCTCGAGCCCGAAGGTGAGCCGCGATCAAGTAGCGGACCTGCTGCTGTCCGCAGTGAAATCGCCTTTGGCTCAAGGCAATGTACAGGCGAAGAATTTCGTCGGCATGCTGGTGGACAATCATCGTCTGTCGCTGCTGCCTGAAATCGCCGTGCAGTTCGACGAGCTGAAGAACGCCCGCGAAGGTGCGGCCGACGCGCTGATCGTAAGCGCGTTCCCCTTCGAAGGCGAACAATTGAACGACCTAGTCGCAAGCCTCGAACGCAAGTTCGAACGCAAGCTGAAACCGACCGTCGAAGTCGATCAGTCGCTGATCGGCGGCGTTCGCGTGACGGTTGGCGACGAAGTGCTCGATACCTCGGTCCGCGCGCGCCTCGCCAGCATGCAGACGGCTCTGACCGCCTGA
- a CDS encoding AMP-binding protein yields the protein MATQPTQASAQVEPRDGLSYVRGATDTPLSDATVSRFLLDTARRFPGRPAVVFREQNIRWTWREFADEIDVLASGLLALGIEAGDRVGIWSPNRAEWLLTQFATARIGAVLVNINPAYRLAELEYALNKVGCKAIVAAEQFKSSKYLEMLQTLAPELAHAQPNALNAAKLPDLRAIIRMGEGKTPGMLNFDALMEEGRALVDTAKLDALEAKLAADEAINVQFTSGTTGNPKGATLTHRNVVNNARYIAMAMRLTENDSLCIPVPLYHCFGMVLAVLACVSTGCAMVFPGEAFDPAATLAAVHEERCTALHGVPTMFIAELDHPEFANYDLSRLRTGIMAGSPCPIETMKRVVSTMHLDEITIAYGMTETSPVSFQSSTTDPLDKRTTTVGRVQPHLEVKIIDPLGEIVPVGQTGELCTRGYSVMKGYWGDDAKTREAIVDGWMHTGDLATLDAEGYCNIVGRLKDMLIRGGENVYPREIEEFLFRHPKVQSVQVFGVPDEKYGEEVCAWVVLRPGEMASADEIRDFCQGQIAHYKIPRYIRFVDELPMTVTGKVQKFVMRAQMIDDLKLAEAKTA from the coding sequence ATGGCAACTCAACCGACGCAGGCCAGCGCGCAAGTCGAACCGCGTGACGGTCTTTCCTACGTCCGCGGCGCGACCGACACGCCCTTGAGCGACGCCACCGTTTCGCGCTTTCTTCTCGATACCGCGCGCCGCTTTCCCGGGCGTCCCGCTGTCGTGTTTCGTGAGCAGAACATCCGCTGGACCTGGCGTGAGTTCGCCGACGAGATCGACGTGCTTGCGAGCGGCTTGCTTGCGCTTGGCATCGAAGCAGGCGACCGCGTCGGCATCTGGTCGCCGAATCGCGCGGAATGGCTGCTGACGCAATTTGCGACGGCGCGCATCGGCGCGGTGCTGGTGAATATCAATCCGGCTTATCGGCTTGCCGAACTGGAATACGCACTGAACAAGGTCGGCTGCAAGGCGATCGTCGCGGCGGAGCAGTTCAAGTCGTCGAAATATCTGGAGATGTTGCAGACGCTCGCGCCGGAGCTCGCCCATGCGCAACCGAACGCGCTAAATGCGGCGAAGCTGCCGGACCTGCGCGCCATCATCCGAATGGGCGAAGGCAAGACGCCCGGCATGCTCAACTTCGACGCGTTGATGGAAGAAGGCCGCGCGCTCGTCGATACCGCCAAGCTCGATGCGCTCGAAGCCAAACTCGCCGCCGACGAAGCGATCAACGTGCAGTTCACGAGCGGCACGACGGGCAATCCGAAGGGCGCGACGCTTACGCATCGGAACGTGGTGAACAACGCGCGCTATATCGCGATGGCCATGCGCCTCACCGAGAACGACTCGCTGTGCATTCCCGTGCCGCTTTACCACTGCTTCGGCATGGTGCTCGCGGTGCTGGCTTGCGTATCGACCGGCTGCGCGATGGTGTTCCCCGGCGAGGCATTCGATCCCGCCGCGACGCTCGCCGCCGTGCACGAGGAGCGTTGCACGGCGCTACACGGCGTGCCGACGATGTTTATCGCCGAGCTCGATCATCCCGAGTTCGCGAATTACGACTTGAGCCGGCTGCGCACGGGCATCATGGCGGGCTCGCCGTGCCCCATCGAAACGATGAAGCGTGTGGTCTCCACCATGCATTTGGACGAGATCACGATCGCTTACGGCATGACGGAGACAAGTCCCGTTTCGTTTCAAAGCTCGACCACCGACCCGCTCGACAAACGCACGACCACTGTCGGGCGCGTTCAGCCGCATCTGGAGGTGAAGATCATCGACCCGCTCGGCGAAATCGTGCCGGTCGGCCAGACGGGCGAACTGTGCACGCGCGGCTATTCGGTGATGAAAGGCTACTGGGGCGACGACGCAAAGACGCGCGAGGCAATCGTCGATGGCTGGATGCACACCGGCGACCTCGCGACGCTCGACGCCGAAGGGTACTGCAACATCGTCGGACGCCTGAAGGACATGCTGATTCGCGGCGGCGAGAACGTCTATCCGCGCGAGATCGAGGAATTCTTGTTCCGCCATCCGAAGGTGCAGTCGGTGCAGGTGTTCGGCGTCCCGGACGAAAAGTATGGCGAGGAGGTGTGCGCCTGGGTCGTGCTGCGTCCGGGCGAGATGGCCAGCGCCGACGAGATCCGCGACTTTTGCCAAGGACAAATCGCGCACTACAAGATTCCGCGATACATCCGGTTCGTCGACGAATTGCCGATGACGGTAACAGGCAAGGTCCAGAAGTTTGTGATGCGCGCGCAGATGATCGACGACCTGAAGCTTGCGGAAGCCAAAACGGCGTAA
- a CDS encoding ATP synthase subunit I, with protein sequence MHASGNQPRSSCDDSWDAEAQDNNIVPLTRGQAEKLFGPDVSRPSRVTPFKVVAAQMVLSLGATLLWWLFYKPPGDAALSAFLGGAICWLPSALFAARLKAKSGAETIMSWMIGEAMKMGATIAMFVAVAFWYKSALWLPLLVTYIVALKTYWLAMALR encoded by the coding sequence ATTCACGCCTCAGGAAATCAGCCCCGCAGTTCGTGTGACGACTCGTGGGACGCCGAGGCGCAAGATAACAATATCGTTCCGCTCACGCGGGGCCAGGCAGAGAAGCTGTTCGGTCCTGATGTGAGTCGTCCATCGCGGGTCACGCCTTTCAAGGTAGTGGCCGCGCAAATGGTTTTGTCCCTGGGTGCGACGCTGTTGTGGTGGCTGTTCTACAAGCCGCCGGGCGATGCTGCGCTGTCCGCCTTCCTCGGAGGCGCGATCTGCTGGCTGCCCAGTGCACTGTTCGCGGCGCGCCTGAAGGCGAAGAGCGGAGCCGAGACCATCATGAGTTGGATGATCGGCGAAGCGATGAAAATGGGAGCGACGATTGCTATGTTCGTAGCGGTCGCCTTCTGGTACAAGAGCGCACTGTGGTTGCCTTTGCTCGTTACGTACATCGTCGCGTTGAAGACTTACTGGCTGGCCATGGCTTTGCGTTGA
- the atpG gene encoding F0F1 ATP synthase subunit gamma — translation MAGMKEIRGKIKSVQNTRKITKAMEMVAASKMRRAQERMRSARPYADKVRAIAAHMSAANPEYRHPFMVKNEGAKTAGLILVTTDKGLCGGMNTNVLRASLQRIKELEQTGVSIEASAIGAKGLGFLNRLRAKVVSQVTHLGDTPHLEKLIGAVKVQLDLYSEGKINAVYLGYTRFVNTMKQEAVIEQLLPLTAEDLQQKADEAAIANDTPKTSWDYIYEPDAQTVVDELLVRYVEALVYQAVAENMASEQSARMVAMKAASDNAKTVINELQLVYNKSRQAAITKELSEIVGGAAAV, via the coding sequence ATGGCTGGAATGAAGGAAATTCGCGGCAAGATCAAGAGCGTGCAGAACACGCGCAAGATCACGAAAGCGATGGAAATGGTCGCCGCATCGAAGATGCGCCGCGCCCAGGAGCGCATGCGTTCCGCCCGTCCGTATGCCGACAAGGTCCGTGCAATCGCGGCGCACATGAGCGCGGCGAACCCCGAGTATCGTCACCCGTTCATGGTGAAGAACGAAGGCGCGAAGACGGCCGGCCTGATCCTCGTCACGACCGACAAGGGTTTGTGCGGCGGCATGAACACGAACGTGCTGCGTGCGTCGTTGCAGCGCATCAAGGAGCTGGAGCAGACCGGCGTGTCCATCGAAGCGTCGGCTATCGGCGCCAAGGGTCTCGGCTTCCTGAACCGGCTGCGCGCCAAGGTCGTGTCGCAAGTCACGCATCTGGGCGACACGCCGCATCTGGAAAAGCTGATCGGCGCGGTGAAGGTGCAGCTCGACTTGTATTCGGAAGGCAAGATCAACGCGGTGTACCTGGGGTACACGCGCTTCGTCAATACGATGAAGCAGGAAGCGGTGATCGAGCAATTGCTGCCGTTGACGGCCGAAGATCTGCAGCAGAAGGCAGACGAAGCCGCGATTGCGAACGACACGCCGAAGACCTCGTGGGACTACATCTACGAGCCGGACGCTCAAACCGTGGTGGACGAATTGCTCGTGCGCTACGTCGAGGCGCTGGTTTATCAGGCGGTGGCGGAAAACATGGCGTCGGAACAATCGGCGCGCATGGTCGCAATGAAGGCCGCGTCGGATAACGCGAAGACCGTGATCAACGAACTGCAGCTCGTCTACAACAAGAGCCGCCAGGCCGCGATTACGAAAGAATTGTCGGAAATCGTCGGCGGCGCCGCTGCGGTCTGA